The following proteins are encoded in a genomic region of Sulfurospirillum arsenophilum NBRC 109478:
- a CDS encoding FAD-dependent oxidoreductase — protein sequence MTKNHYDVLVVGGGISGAALFYELAKYTDVKRIALVEKYERLAKLNSAGTSNSQTIHCGDIETNYTLDKAKKVKETASMISKYCVNHGHEGKFLFAHQKMAIGVGDTEVAYMKNRYEEFKELYPYLEVFDKEKLSKIEPKLIYDENGKERPDSIIGVGVEGGEYSTVDFGQMTESLVKEAQKIEGKVADVFLNSQVTNITKLGDMHVVMTKDQTFTADFVVVNAGAHSLYLAHEMGFGLDFACLPVAGSFYMTKKKMLNGKVYMVQHPKLPFAALHGDPDILADGCTRFGPTALVLPKLERYTGGTYLDFWQTLQFDGKVAKVFWDLMKDSDIRNYIFRNFLFEIPKFGKELFIKDARKIVPSLQLDELEYAHNFGGVRPQVINKTEKKLMLGEASINPGTGIIFNMTPSPGATSCLGNARRDVRIVCEYLGKTFDEELFKKELVD from the coding sequence ATGACAAAAAATCACTATGACGTCTTAGTAGTCGGTGGCGGAATCTCAGGTGCAGCTCTGTTTTATGAGCTTGCAAAATATACAGATGTTAAGCGCATTGCGCTAGTCGAAAAATATGAGCGTTTAGCAAAACTCAATTCTGCTGGAACATCAAATTCTCAAACCATTCACTGTGGTGACATAGAGACAAACTATACTCTAGACAAAGCCAAAAAAGTCAAAGAGACTGCCAGTATGATCTCAAAATACTGCGTAAATCATGGGCATGAAGGGAAATTCCTATTTGCACATCAAAAAATGGCAATCGGTGTGGGTGATACCGAAGTGGCATATATGAAAAATAGGTACGAAGAGTTTAAAGAACTCTATCCGTATTTGGAAGTTTTTGACAAAGAAAAACTCTCTAAAATTGAGCCAAAGCTTATTTACGATGAAAATGGTAAAGAGCGTCCAGATAGCATCATTGGTGTTGGTGTTGAAGGTGGCGAATACAGTACGGTTGATTTTGGTCAAATGACTGAAAGTTTGGTAAAAGAAGCTCAAAAAATTGAAGGCAAAGTTGCTGATGTATTTTTGAACTCTCAAGTAACCAATATTACCAAGCTAGGTGATATGCACGTTGTTATGACAAAAGATCAAACGTTTACGGCTGATTTCGTTGTGGTAAATGCGGGTGCTCATTCACTTTATCTTGCGCATGAAATGGGCTTTGGTCTTGACTTTGCATGTTTACCTGTTGCTGGTAGTTTCTACATGACAAAGAAAAAAATGCTTAATGGTAAAGTTTACATGGTTCAACATCCAAAACTTCCATTTGCTGCATTGCATGGCGATCCTGATATTTTAGCGGATGGTTGTACACGTTTTGGTCCAACAGCATTGGTTCTTCCAAAATTAGAGCGTTACACGGGTGGTACGTATCTTGATTTCTGGCAGACACTCCAATTTGATGGCAAAGTTGCAAAAGTTTTTTGGGATTTGATGAAAGACAGTGACATTCGAAATTATATCTTTAGAAATTTCCTCTTTGAAATTCCTAAATTTGGTAAAGAGCTTTTCATTAAAGATGCACGTAAAATTGTTCCATCATTACAACTTGATGAACTTGAATACGCACATAACTTTGGTGGTGTAAGACCTCAAGTTATCAATAAAACAGAGAAAAAATTGATGTTGGGAGAAGCAAGTATCAATCCAGGTACGGGTATCATCTTTAACATGACACCAAGCCCAGGAGCTACTAGCTGTCTTGGTAATGCACGACGTGACGTTAGAATCGTTTGTGAATACTTAGGCAAAACCTTTGATGAAGAACTCTTCAAAAAAGAACTCGTTGACTAA
- a CDS encoding RidA family protein, with protein sequence MKIVATTSAPAAIGPYSQAIVVNDMVFTSGQIALKPDGSFLDGDVEAQTTQVLENLQAVLKEAGSSLQKVVKTTIFLANMDDFVKVNGVYGSFFGEHKPARSTVGVKTLPKNALVEIEAIAVK encoded by the coding sequence ATGAAGATTGTTGCAACGACCAGCGCACCTGCTGCGATTGGTCCGTATTCACAAGCCATTGTTGTGAATGATATGGTGTTTACCTCTGGACAAATTGCACTCAAGCCAGATGGTAGCTTTTTGGATGGGGATGTGGAGGCTCAAACCACACAAGTGTTAGAAAACCTCCAAGCCGTACTTAAAGAAGCGGGCAGTAGTTTGCAAAAAGTGGTTAAAACAACCATCTTTTTAGCAAATATGGATGACTTTGTAAAAGTGAATGGTGTGTATGGCTCTTTTTTTGGAGAGCATAAACCTGCACGCAGTACAGTTGGTGTGAAAACCTTGCCTAAAAATGCGTTGGTTGAGATCGAAGCAATCGCAGTAAAGTAA
- the dapE gene encoding succinyl-diaminopimelate desuccinylase gives MVKTEELFLKLLRFVSVTPDDGGAFAFIKEYLNDFEVIEVNVEKTKNLFLYKRFGEGPHLCFAGHIDVVPPGHGWQSEPFEPLVKEGIVYARGAQDMKSGVCAFLQALKQAENFKGTLSALLTSDEEGDAKHGTIEVLRELERRSFLPNYAIVAEPTSEVVFGDALKIGRRGSINGMIEITGKQGHAAYPEKAINPVHQVAPLLHKLAGHLLDSGDEDFTPSQMVITDIRGGMEVSNVTPGNLKIMFNVRNSTKTEREKIRVYVEDVLQGMNFSLHLSESAQPFVTCKDSLIVKTVSNALLHVKGKMPKLSTAGGTSDARFFGAFGIATVECGVVNDTIHAPNECCPLHEVESLVEVFKNVIENFEKEDV, from the coding sequence ATGGTGAAAACAGAAGAACTTTTCTTAAAACTTTTACGCTTTGTCTCCGTCACTCCAGATGATGGTGGCGCATTTGCGTTTATAAAAGAGTACCTGAATGACTTTGAAGTCATTGAAGTAAATGTCGAAAAAACGAAAAATCTCTTTTTATACAAACGCTTTGGGGAAGGTCCACATCTCTGTTTTGCTGGGCATATTGATGTTGTTCCTCCAGGTCACGGTTGGCAAAGTGAACCATTTGAGCCTCTTGTGAAAGAGGGCATCGTGTATGCCAGAGGTGCGCAAGATATGAAAAGTGGTGTGTGCGCATTTTTACAAGCACTCAAACAAGCAGAAAATTTCAAAGGTACACTCTCAGCACTTCTTACCAGTGATGAAGAGGGTGATGCAAAACATGGTACGATTGAAGTCCTTAGAGAGCTAGAGCGCCGCTCTTTTTTACCAAATTATGCGATTGTGGCAGAGCCAACGAGTGAAGTAGTGTTTGGTGACGCCCTCAAAATTGGACGCAGAGGTTCTATTAACGGTATGATTGAAATTACAGGTAAGCAAGGTCATGCGGCTTATCCTGAAAAAGCGATCAACCCTGTGCATCAAGTAGCTCCGCTACTGCATAAACTAGCAGGTCATTTACTTGATTCTGGTGATGAGGATTTCACCCCTTCGCAGATGGTGATTACCGACATTCGTGGTGGTATGGAAGTGAGCAATGTTACGCCTGGAAATCTTAAAATTATGTTCAATGTCCGCAACTCTACCAAAACCGAGAGGGAAAAAATCCGCGTTTATGTGGAAGACGTTCTTCAAGGCATGAACTTTAGCCTTCATTTGAGTGAAAGTGCACAACCTTTTGTTACATGTAAAGACTCTTTAATCGTCAAAACAGTTAGTAACGCACTTTTACATGTAAAAGGTAAAATGCCTAAACTCTCCACCGCAGGAGGCACTAGCGATGCACGTTTTTTTGGTGCTTTTGGCATTGCAACCGTAGAGTGTGGCGTGGTCAATGATACCATTCATGCACCCAATGAATGTTGTCCATTGCACGAAGTAGAGTCTTTAGTCGAAGTATTTAAAAATGTGATTGAAAATTTTGAAAAGGAAGATGTATGA
- a CDS encoding HesA/MoeB/ThiF family protein gives MMHYFHRQVQLWGEETQQSLQTKKIVIIGCGGLGSSLAYALGSSGIGEIHLVDFDEVSVHNIHRQIAFKVGDEGKLKANVVKESIESRCPFVKVYAHIGRLEAFTCKGINVDLIIDATDNLPTRGLIDAYAKEVNTPWLYGSVEAFNGQVCFFEQSSFKAFQISNKTPSGIAAPIVMHIASLQANLALRYLAGLSVKKDLLYYLYINEEGELITQKFGMPK, from the coding sequence ATGATGCACTATTTCCACAGGCAAGTACAGCTGTGGGGAGAAGAGACACAACAAAGCTTACAAACTAAGAAGATCGTCATCATCGGCTGTGGTGGACTTGGAAGTTCTTTGGCGTACGCGCTTGGAAGTTCCGGAATTGGCGAAATTCACCTCGTGGACTTTGATGAAGTGAGTGTGCATAATATTCACCGACAGATCGCGTTTAAAGTGGGTGATGAGGGAAAACTCAAGGCCAATGTGGTCAAAGAGAGCATTGAAAGTCGTTGCCCTTTTGTGAAAGTTTATGCACACATCGGACGCTTAGAAGCGTTTACATGTAAAGGTATAAACGTCGATCTCATCATTGATGCAACTGATAATTTACCCACACGAGGACTGATTGATGCGTATGCCAAAGAAGTGAACACTCCTTGGCTTTATGGTTCGGTTGAGGCTTTTAATGGGCAAGTCTGTTTTTTTGAACAGAGTAGTTTTAAAGCTTTCCAGATCAGCAATAAAACGCCTTCCGGCATTGCTGCACCCATTGTGATGCACATCGCATCCTTGCAAGCTAACTTAGCATTGCGCTATTTAGCGGGACTGAGTGTTAAAAAAGATTTGCTTTATTATCTGTACATCAACGAAGAGGGTGAGTTAATCACCCAAAAATTTGGAATGCCAAAATAA
- the murC gene encoding UDP-N-acetylmuramate--L-alanine ligase, with product MKKVHFVGIGGIGLSALAKYLKQEGYEITGSDIKATKITAGLEEMGINVRIPHDPDCITDQDLVVYSAVIKSDNIELVRAREKGMSIMPRREALLFILKNRRVFSVCGAHGKSTTSAMLASMVEGSLVIGAESKQYGTNMYYKEGNNVIFEADESDESFLNSNPYIAIVTNAEPEHMEYYNYDFNRFYGAYRHFLESAKIRVINAEDEFLSTLTDLDAIRLYPSRDITDIQTLMRDGEPFTSFMLKDLGRFEVWGIGAHMALDASLAILASIHEMDVETAREKLKNYKGIKKRFDLLTKHENFALIDDYGHHPTEIKATLGSATKYAELMGLKKITAIWQPHKYSRTIDNLESFVNCFEGVDQLIILPVWKAGEKEVFIDFENEFARYSPLFPPRVYRKDDSIEIFPCEANQHIFDEGLVISFGAGDITYQLRGVM from the coding sequence TTGAAAAAAGTTCATTTTGTAGGAATTGGCGGCATTGGGCTTTCCGCGTTAGCAAAATATTTAAAACAAGAGGGTTATGAGATCACAGGCTCTGACATAAAAGCAACGAAAATTACAGCGGGTTTAGAAGAGATGGGTATCAATGTACGCATTCCACACGACCCTGATTGCATCACAGACCAAGATTTAGTGGTTTATTCTGCGGTCATTAAATCTGATAACATAGAACTCGTACGCGCACGCGAAAAGGGAATGAGCATTATGCCACGTCGTGAAGCATTGCTTTTTATCCTTAAAAATAGACGTGTTTTTTCTGTCTGTGGAGCGCATGGCAAAAGTACGACCAGTGCGATGCTCGCTTCCATGGTTGAGGGCTCTTTGGTCATTGGCGCAGAGAGTAAACAGTATGGCACCAATATGTACTACAAAGAGGGCAACAATGTCATCTTTGAAGCCGATGAAAGCGATGAGAGCTTCTTGAATTCCAATCCGTACATTGCAATTGTCACCAATGCTGAACCTGAGCATATGGAGTATTATAACTACGATTTTAACCGTTTTTACGGGGCATACCGCCACTTTTTAGAGAGTGCAAAGATTCGTGTTATCAACGCTGAAGATGAGTTTCTAAGCACACTTACAGATTTAGACGCGATTCGTCTTTATCCGAGCCGAGATATTACGGATATTCAAACGCTTATGCGCGATGGTGAGCCATTTACCTCGTTTATGCTCAAAGATTTGGGACGTTTTGAAGTATGGGGCATTGGCGCACATATGGCTCTGGATGCTTCCTTGGCAATTTTAGCAAGTATTCATGAGATGGATGTTGAGACAGCGCGTGAAAAACTCAAAAACTATAAAGGAATCAAAAAACGTTTTGATCTTTTAACCAAGCATGAAAATTTTGCTTTGATTGATGATTATGGCCATCACCCAACCGAGATTAAAGCGACTTTGGGGTCAGCCACAAAATACGCTGAACTCATGGGACTTAAAAAGATTACAGCGATTTGGCAACCGCATAAATACTCTCGCACCATTGATAACTTAGAGAGTTTTGTGAACTGCTTTGAAGGGGTCGATCAGCTCATTATTTTGCCGGTTTGGAAAGCTGGTGAAAAAGAGGTTTTCATTGACTTTGAAAACGAGTTTGCACGTTACTCTCCACTTTTCCCACCGCGCGTTTACCGAAAAGATGATAGTATTGAAATATTCCCTTGCGAAGCGAATCAGCACATTTTTGATGAAGGTTTGGTGATTAGTTTTGGAGCGGGTGATATTACCTATCAACTACGAGGAGTGATGTAA
- the xseB gene encoding exodeoxyribonuclease VII small subunit — protein sequence MHEEKQSFEAKLENAKVILDTLSNPELSLEEGMKKYQEGIAILKEATKMLEEAKLTYTKLQEKEELA from the coding sequence ATGCACGAAGAGAAGCAAAGTTTTGAAGCAAAGCTTGAGAACGCCAAAGTTATTTTAGATACGCTCTCCAACCCTGAACTTTCCTTAGAAGAGGGAATGAAAAAGTACCAAGAGGGTATTGCGATTCTCAAAGAAGCAACTAAGATGCTTGAAGAGGCAAAATTGACCTATACCAAATTGCAAGAGAAGGAAGAATTGGCATGA
- a CDS encoding carbon-nitrogen hydrolase family protein, with protein sequence MKIAALQLSTLPMSEAKLDYYFRICKQKEVEVVLLSEYALNSFFKELEGMPISMIKEQSNHKIEVLKKLCADYDLHVIAPIVNVKGEFCYKCNAHFSPKSVHFFDQQFLINYKHWNEEKFFANAVAKYTLPIFLHGGIRFGIVSGYELHFDAVWAEVMKKNVDVVLTATSSTFDSARRWEELLKMRAMLNNVYILRANRVGSYKEEETWQFYGHSSLISPFGDVELTLGDKEEMLVATIEKESLADARKLWGWKKQVSKREAL encoded by the coding sequence ATGAAAATAGCGGCATTGCAACTCAGCACGCTTCCGATGAGCGAAGCAAAACTTGATTATTACTTTCGCATTTGCAAGCAAAAAGAGGTTGAAGTGGTGTTACTCAGCGAGTATGCACTCAACAGCTTTTTCAAAGAGTTGGAAGGCATGCCAATCTCAATGATCAAAGAGCAATCGAACCATAAAATAGAAGTCCTTAAAAAACTGTGTGCTGATTATGATTTACATGTCATTGCTCCTATCGTCAATGTTAAGGGTGAATTTTGCTACAAATGCAATGCTCATTTCTCTCCAAAATCGGTGCACTTTTTCGATCAGCAATTTTTGATCAATTATAAACACTGGAACGAAGAGAAATTTTTTGCCAATGCCGTTGCGAAGTACACCCTTCCTATCTTTTTGCACGGAGGCATTCGTTTTGGAATCGTGAGTGGTTATGAGCTTCATTTTGATGCTGTGTGGGCGGAAGTGATGAAGAAAAATGTGGATGTTGTTTTAACCGCTACCTCTTCGACATTTGATTCGGCTAGGCGTTGGGAAGAACTTTTAAAAATGCGAGCTATGCTGAACAACGTTTATATTTTACGAGCAAACCGTGTTGGAAGTTACAAAGAAGAAGAGACATGGCAGTTTTACGGGCATAGCAGTTTGATTTCACCTTTTGGCGATGTAGAACTGACCTTAGGCGATAAAGAAGAAATGCTTGTTGCAACCATCGAAAAAGAGAGCCTTGCTGATGCACGAAAGCTTTGGGGCTGGAAGAAACAGGTGAGCAAAAGGGAAGCGTTATGA
- a CDS encoding endonuclease MutS2, with translation MEKLFSKLDLVDYATGFKHFLAREKPLYMEGDANLHYKLIHELLTRDRLKPLPEVPSLDVALMHLSKMGMLRLNEIFAFVQIINYMLYLKNMLNDQSLGEWMERILIPAEITQICNYFDEKGELKSSVDEQFANIAQSLKMVKDEMNSTLRRLISTEKVALYLADKQIHYINNQEALLMRGGFNHVLKGNVIGRSSSGFFYVVPEALAKLVSRESELLDRKEELVYKYAKQISSVFTKQLKFLGFVNKEFDRFDAYYARVAYAREKDMEFVLPSKSNIIKLENFAHPALANPKPITIDFSKQVLMITGVNAGGKTMLLKSILSAAILSKYLLPMRIDAKYSSIGSFKEVFAILDDPQNVKNDISTFAGRMSEFSKLFGKKVALIGVDEIELGTDADEAANLFKVMIEKLIDKEMKIVITTHHKRLASLLATHPEVELLAAIYDEKSERPTYGFLKGTIGKSYAFETALRYGIPQSLVAEARVLYGEDKEKLNELIQKNIDLELEMRKTSQELDARLREVEKLKESLRDEKDRVREEFDHAYSKMSKEFNQAIGEAKKAIKSSDTKESHRLLNKANQLHQETKRVIPDQKSEPLHVGDKIKYGSSKGVIKGIKKEEAMIECDGISLRVPLAKLKRTGNQPKVHKSGVVISKETPSSSMILDLHGLRADEAVERLDKFLSDALMSGFDEVLVYHGIGTGKLAYAVRTFLSTYPSLVSYGDAPINMGGYGATLIKL, from the coding sequence ATGGAAAAGCTCTTTTCTAAACTCGATCTTGTTGATTATGCAACAGGTTTTAAACATTTCTTAGCACGAGAAAAGCCTCTTTATATGGAGGGCGATGCCAATTTACATTATAAACTGATTCATGAACTTCTTACGCGTGATCGTCTGAAGCCTCTGCCAGAAGTTCCTTCTTTAGATGTAGCGCTCATGCATCTGAGCAAAATGGGAATGCTTCGTCTTAACGAGATTTTTGCGTTTGTTCAGATTATTAACTATATGCTGTACCTTAAAAATATGCTGAACGACCAAAGCCTTGGCGAATGGATGGAGCGTATTCTCATCCCCGCTGAAATTACCCAAATTTGTAACTATTTTGATGAGAAAGGTGAATTGAAATCTAGTGTGGATGAGCAGTTTGCGAATATCGCTCAAAGCCTTAAGATGGTTAAAGATGAGATGAACAGTACGCTTCGCCGTTTGATCTCAACGGAAAAGGTTGCACTTTATTTAGCAGACAAGCAAATCCATTACATTAACAATCAAGAAGCGCTTTTAATGCGTGGTGGTTTTAACCATGTATTAAAAGGCAACGTCATTGGACGTAGCAGCAGTGGCTTTTTCTATGTCGTACCTGAAGCCTTAGCCAAACTGGTGAGTCGGGAAAGTGAACTGTTAGATCGTAAAGAAGAGCTTGTGTATAAATACGCCAAACAGATCTCTTCGGTTTTTACTAAACAGCTCAAATTTTTAGGTTTTGTGAACAAAGAGTTCGACCGTTTTGATGCCTACTATGCCAGAGTTGCATACGCGAGAGAAAAAGATATGGAGTTTGTGCTCCCATCCAAGAGCAATATCATTAAGCTGGAAAACTTTGCCCATCCAGCATTAGCCAATCCAAAACCTATTACGATTGATTTTTCCAAGCAGGTTTTGATGATTACGGGTGTGAATGCAGGTGGAAAGACGATGCTTTTAAAGTCTATCCTCTCCGCTGCAATTTTGAGTAAGTATTTGCTTCCTATGCGCATTGATGCAAAGTATTCAAGTATTGGTTCCTTCAAAGAAGTGTTTGCTATTTTGGATGATCCTCAAAATGTTAAAAATGACATCTCTACCTTTGCGGGACGGATGAGTGAGTTTAGTAAGCTTTTTGGTAAAAAAGTAGCACTGATTGGTGTGGATGAGATAGAACTTGGAACGGATGCCGATGAAGCAGCAAATCTGTTTAAAGTCATGATCGAAAAGCTCATCGACAAAGAGATGAAAATCGTCATTACCACGCACCATAAACGTTTAGCATCCTTGCTTGCAACGCACCCTGAGGTTGAACTCTTAGCGGCAATTTACGATGAAAAAAGCGAACGTCCAACGTATGGATTTTTAAAAGGAACCATTGGAAAGAGTTACGCCTTTGAGACAGCCCTTCGTTATGGGATTCCTCAGTCATTGGTTGCAGAAGCGAGAGTTTTGTACGGAGAAGACAAAGAGAAGCTTAATGAGTTGATCCAAAAAAATATCGACTTAGAGCTTGAAATGCGTAAAACCTCTCAAGAACTGGATGCAAGACTCCGTGAAGTGGAAAAACTCAAAGAGTCATTGCGCGATGAAAAAGATCGTGTAAGAGAAGAGTTTGACCATGCCTATTCGAAGATGTCTAAAGAGTTCAATCAAGCGATTGGTGAAGCAAAAAAGGCGATTAAGAGTTCCGATACCAAAGAGTCGCATCGCCTTTTAAATAAGGCTAATCAACTGCATCAAGAGACAAAAAGAGTCATTCCTGATCAAAAATCTGAACCCTTACATGTAGGCGATAAGATCAAGTATGGAAGCTCTAAGGGCGTGATTAAAGGCATTAAAAAAGAAGAAGCAATGATCGAGTGCGATGGCATAAGCCTTCGTGTGCCACTCGCCAAGCTCAAACGCACAGGCAATCAGCCTAAAGTGCACAAATCAGGTGTTGTCATCTCCAAAGAGACCCCGAGTAGCTCAATGATTTTGGATCTGCATGGGCTAAGAGCTGATGAAGCGGTTGAAAGGCTTGATAAGTTTTTAAGCGACGCCCTTATGAGTGGCTTTGATGAGGTGTTAGTCTATCATGGCATAGGAACGGGAAAACTAGCGTACGCGGTGAGAACGTTTTTAAGCACGTATCCTTCTTTGGTTTCATACGGCGATGCTCCTATCAATATGGGCGGTTATGGCGCCACATTGATTAAGCTTTAA
- the metX gene encoding homoserine O-acetyltransferase MetX has translation MVKIQTFVEHFDEPLYLESGRILETYDLKYEMYGEMNESKSNVIIVFHALTGSHHAAGRYEGETKAGWWDPLIGDGKIVDTTKYCVICVNILGSCFGSTGPMSMNAKTKEPLRLKFPVLTISDMVKAQMNLFTRLGIKEAYAILGGSLGGMQGLCMSIEYPNFAKRVILLATTYATGAWAIAWNKIAMEGIVKDPRFKNGNYELEDFEEEGLLSFAIGRMAGHISFLSPHSMNKKFGRNYVETDGLYELFGRFQVERYMEYNGYSFAKRFDPLSYLYIIKAMNIFDATRNYDSLEDSLKHIKAKLTLISFQGDCLFMHEEMEFIKTTMENMGRGDKVDYVCIDSHYGHDAFLVEYDKFDFYIKKALEAKV, from the coding sequence ATTGTGAAAATACAAACCTTTGTAGAACATTTTGACGAACCGCTCTACTTAGAGAGTGGGCGTATCTTAGAAACCTATGATCTCAAATACGAGATGTATGGTGAAATGAACGAGAGCAAAAGCAATGTCATCATTGTGTTTCATGCGCTCACGGGAAGTCATCATGCTGCAGGTCGCTATGAAGGCGAGACAAAGGCTGGTTGGTGGGATCCGCTTATAGGGGACGGCAAAATCGTTGATACGACAAAATATTGTGTCATTTGTGTCAATATTTTGGGAAGCTGTTTTGGATCAACGGGTCCTATGAGCATGAATGCTAAAACCAAAGAGCCACTACGTCTGAAATTCCCCGTTCTTACTATCAGTGATATGGTCAAGGCTCAAATGAATCTTTTTACGCGTCTTGGCATCAAAGAGGCGTATGCGATTCTTGGAGGCTCACTGGGGGGCATGCAAGGGCTTTGTATGTCGATTGAGTACCCAAATTTTGCTAAACGTGTGATACTCCTTGCAACCACGTATGCAACGGGTGCTTGGGCGATTGCGTGGAATAAAATTGCCATGGAGGGCATCGTCAAAGACCCTCGTTTTAAAAATGGTAATTACGAGTTGGAAGATTTTGAAGAAGAGGGACTGCTTAGTTTTGCGATTGGCAGAATGGCGGGACATATCAGCTTTTTAAGCCCGCACTCTATGAATAAAAAATTTGGGCGCAATTATGTTGAGACGGACGGTTTGTACGAACTTTTTGGACGTTTTCAAGTGGAACGTTACATGGAGTATAACGGTTACAGTTTTGCCAAACGTTTTGACCCTTTAAGCTATCTTTACATCATTAAAGCGATGAATATTTTTGATGCAACACGTAATTATGACTCACTCGAAGATTCGCTTAAACATATTAAAGCGAAGTTAACGCTCATCTCTTTTCAAGGTGATTGTCTCTTTATGCACGAAGAGATGGAGTTTATCAAAACGACGATGGAAAATATGGGCAGAGGCGATAAGGTAGACTATGTCTGCATCGACAGTCATTATGGACACGATGCTTTTTTGGTAGAGTACGATAAGTTTGATTTTTACATAAAAAAAGCACTGGAAGCAAAGGTATAA
- a CDS encoding succinyldiaminopimelate transaminase, protein MHFEPYPFEKLTELLKDITPNSTYPAVSLTIGEPQFETPDFIQEALKNNSALLNKYPKSSGEAYVNDAQRSFVKNRFNVDLKQSELLSTFGTREVLFNFPQYLLYGKPNPVMAYTNPFYQIYEGAAIASHARVVHLSLTKENAFKPDINLPALKEADLIILNFPNNPTTSVLSLDELGEWVKFALKYDIVLLNDECYSEIYVGEKPASLLEASLHVGNPSFKNVLVINSISKRSSAPGLRSGFIAGDEKILNGYAKYRTYVGAGIPLPLQIASAVAWSDMEHVELTRAQYAKNLRLAHEILGVPEVDATFYVWLEVEDDLSFTCKLYEQKNIKVLPGRFLGRGGVGENYVRIALVENSVKTEAILKEIRDFISTSK, encoded by the coding sequence TTGCATTTTGAACCGTATCCCTTTGAAAAATTAACTGAATTGCTCAAAGATATCACACCAAATAGTACGTATCCAGCGGTGAGTCTCACTATTGGTGAACCGCAGTTTGAAACACCTGATTTTATACAAGAAGCACTCAAAAACAATAGTGCATTATTGAATAAATACCCAAAATCTTCAGGCGAAGCGTATGTGAATGATGCGCAACGTAGTTTTGTCAAAAACCGTTTTAATGTTGACCTAAAGCAAAGTGAACTGCTCTCCACTTTTGGAACAAGGGAGGTGCTTTTTAACTTTCCTCAGTATCTTTTGTATGGCAAGCCAAATCCTGTTATGGCATACACCAACCCTTTTTATCAGATTTACGAAGGTGCAGCGATTGCGAGCCACGCTCGTGTCGTGCATTTGAGCCTCACCAAAGAGAATGCGTTTAAACCTGATATTAATTTGCCTGCCTTAAAAGAGGCAGATTTGATTATTCTCAATTTTCCCAACAATCCAACTACTTCTGTTTTAAGTCTTGATGAACTCGGTGAGTGGGTGAAATTTGCCCTCAAATACGACATTGTGCTTTTAAACGATGAGTGTTACAGTGAAATTTATGTGGGTGAAAAACCAGCTTCTTTATTGGAAGCCTCTTTACATGTAGGGAATCCTAGCTTTAAAAACGTACTGGTCATCAACTCGATCTCCAAACGCAGTTCTGCTCCAGGGCTTAGGTCAGGCTTCATAGCAGGTGATGAGAAAATATTAAATGGTTATGCAAAATACCGCACCTATGTGGGAGCAGGCATTCCCTTACCACTTCAAATTGCTTCTGCTGTGGCGTGGAGCGATATGGAACATGTAGAGCTTACGCGTGCGCAATATGCGAAAAATCTTCGCCTTGCACATGAAATTTTAGGTGTTCCAGAAGTAGATGCGACGTTTTACGTTTGGTTGGAAGTTGAGGATGATTTGAGCTTTACATGTAAACTCTATGAGCAGAAAAATATCAAAGTTTTGCCAGGTCGTTTTCTAGGACGGGGTGGCGTTGGCGAGAATTATGTGCGCATTGCGCTTGTGGAAAACAGTGTGAAAACAGAAGCGATTTTAAAAGAGATTAGGGATTTTATTTCTACTTCGAAGTAG